In the genome of Longimicrobium sp., one region contains:
- a CDS encoding PPC domain-containing protein, with translation MRRILCGAALAATLAPLLASPARAQTPQPIRVGQTVSGSLAESDPALSERGRFKVYRFDARKGQRLVATMRSEAFDAFLTVARSVGGITDAFKTDDDRGGGTDARVRFVVPEDGQYLLVAQSLAEEGVGAYTLALETAPEPTTAQAREVRLGQTVTGALAETDAILEDDDTFYDTWVISARAGQRLLIEMKSDSFDTFLSFGRMEGDEFNATGTDDDGGDDTNSRLRVTVPENGEFQIRANSMGTATGPYTLTVTERPPPPPAPAPRPITVGQEVNGELTDEDAAMEDDSYYDLYAFEGRAGERLRITMRSDEFDTFVAFGRMEGGSFSEISSNDDGGDDGTNSQLEVTLPAAGRYVVRANSLSGGNTGKYTLKLERMQ, from the coding sequence ATGAGACGGATCCTGTGCGGGGCGGCGCTCGCGGCGACCCTGGCGCCGCTCCTGGCGTCGCCGGCGCGGGCGCAGACCCCGCAGCCCATCCGGGTGGGGCAGACGGTGAGCGGCTCGCTGGCCGAGAGCGACCCCGCGCTCAGCGAGCGCGGCCGCTTCAAGGTCTACCGCTTCGACGCGCGCAAGGGGCAGCGCCTGGTGGCCACCATGCGCTCCGAGGCGTTCGACGCCTTCCTGACCGTGGCGCGCTCGGTGGGCGGGATCACCGACGCCTTCAAGACCGACGACGACCGCGGCGGCGGCACCGACGCGCGGGTGCGCTTCGTGGTCCCCGAAGACGGCCAGTACCTGCTGGTGGCGCAGTCGCTGGCCGAGGAGGGGGTGGGCGCCTACACCCTGGCGCTGGAGACCGCGCCCGAGCCCACCACCGCCCAGGCTCGCGAGGTGCGCCTGGGGCAGACCGTCACCGGCGCCCTGGCCGAGACCGATGCCATCCTGGAAGACGACGACACCTTCTACGACACCTGGGTGATCAGCGCGCGCGCCGGGCAGCGGCTCCTGATCGAGATGAAGTCCGACTCGTTCGACACCTTCCTCTCGTTCGGGCGGATGGAGGGCGACGAGTTCAACGCCACCGGCACCGACGACGACGGCGGCGACGACACCAACTCGCGGCTCCGGGTGACGGTCCCCGAGAACGGCGAGTTCCAGATCCGCGCCAACTCGATGGGCACCGCCACCGGCCCCTACACCCTCACCGTCACCGAGCGCCCGCCCCCGCCGCCCGCCCCCGCCCCGCGCCCGATCACCGTGGGGCAGGAGGTCAACGGCGAGCTCACCGACGAAGACGCGGCGATGGAGGACGACTCGTACTACGACCTCTACGCCTTCGAGGGGCGCGCGGGCGAGCGCCTGCGCATCACCATGCGCTCCGACGAGTTCGACACCTTCGTGGCGTTCGGGCGGATGGAGGGCGGCAGCTTCAGCGAGATCAGCAGCAACGACGACGGCGGCGACGACGGCACCAACTCGCAGCTCGAGGTGACGCTCCCCGCGGCCGGCCGCTACGTGGTCCGCGCCAACTCGCTCTCGGGCGGCAACACCGGCAAGTACACCCTGAAGCTCGAGCGGATGCAGTAA
- a CDS encoding alkaline phosphatase family protein yields the protein MRRLVHAAAALALFAAAPAPAQGSAAAQQRPAATLLVFIAVDQLRPDYFERWGPQLTGGLARLWNGGAVFTDAHQDHGITETAPGHASMLSGRFPARTGIVRNIEGVQDRQAPIVGGDSAMGASPFRFRGGTLTDWLRVKDPRTRALSVSRKDRGAILPLGRAHQQVFWYAYDGRFSTSTYYADTLPAWVRRFNARAAVRRLMGQSWTPLLPASAYPEPDSVPAESRGTDFTFPHVLPADSAQAVRLVTEFPWMDQMILDLALEGLRETGLGTREWTDVLAISLSTTDAVGHRYGPDSRELHDHVLRLDRMLGAFLDSLYARRDPARVVVALTADHGVARLPEVAFGAEAAARYKVGHEPFRRWLYDALGPMGVDTSAVEFDDGLVLMDPEPFAAAGRDPAALARAFVEYARTVPGVLRADQPADLARDSANDAVARRWVHMLPPDLPVRALVTLRPGYVWGAATYAQHGSPHDYDTRVPVIFYGAPFRPGKYARFARVVDIAPTLARVLRVAPGEPLDGRVLEEALR from the coding sequence ATGCGCAGACTCGTCCACGCCGCCGCGGCGCTCGCGCTGTTCGCCGCCGCCCCCGCGCCCGCGCAGGGGAGCGCCGCCGCGCAGCAGCGGCCGGCGGCCACGCTGCTGGTGTTCATCGCCGTCGACCAGCTGCGGCCCGACTACTTCGAGCGCTGGGGGCCGCAGCTCACCGGCGGGCTGGCGCGGCTGTGGAACGGCGGCGCAGTGTTCACCGACGCGCACCAGGACCACGGGATCACCGAGACGGCGCCCGGGCACGCCAGCATGCTCTCGGGGCGCTTCCCGGCGCGCACCGGCATCGTCCGCAACATCGAGGGCGTGCAGGACCGCCAGGCGCCGATCGTGGGCGGCGACAGCGCGATGGGGGCCTCGCCGTTCCGCTTCCGCGGCGGCACGCTCACCGACTGGCTGCGGGTGAAGGACCCGCGCACGCGCGCCCTCTCCGTCTCGCGCAAGGACCGCGGCGCCATCCTGCCGCTCGGCCGCGCGCACCAGCAGGTGTTCTGGTACGCGTACGACGGCCGCTTCTCCACCAGCACCTACTACGCCGACACCCTGCCGGCGTGGGTGCGGCGCTTCAACGCCCGCGCCGCGGTGCGCCGGCTGATGGGGCAGAGCTGGACGCCGCTCCTCCCCGCCTCGGCGTACCCCGAGCCCGACAGCGTGCCGGCGGAGAGCCGGGGGACGGACTTCACCTTCCCGCACGTGCTCCCCGCCGACTCGGCGCAGGCGGTGCGCCTGGTGACGGAGTTCCCCTGGATGGACCAGATGATCCTGGACCTGGCGCTGGAGGGCTTGCGCGAGACGGGGCTGGGCACCCGCGAGTGGACGGACGTGCTCGCGATCTCCCTGTCGACCACGGACGCGGTCGGCCACCGCTACGGGCCCGACTCGCGCGAACTGCACGACCACGTGCTGCGGCTGGACCGGATGCTGGGCGCCTTCCTGGACTCGCTGTACGCGCGGCGCGACCCGGCGCGGGTGGTCGTCGCGCTCACGGCGGACCACGGGGTGGCCCGCCTCCCCGAGGTGGCGTTCGGCGCCGAGGCGGCGGCGCGCTACAAGGTGGGCCACGAGCCCTTCCGCCGCTGGCTGTACGACGCGCTCGGCCCGATGGGGGTGGACACCTCGGCGGTGGAGTTCGACGACGGGCTGGTGCTGATGGACCCGGAGCCCTTCGCCGCCGCGGGACGCGACCCGGCGGCGCTGGCGCGCGCCTTCGTGGAGTACGCGCGCACCGTCCCCGGGGTGCTGCGCGCCGACCAGCCGGCGGACCTGGCGCGCGACTCGGCGAACGACGCGGTGGCGCGCCGCTGGGTGCACATGCTCCCGCCGGACCTGCCGGTGCGGGCGCTGGTGACGCTGCGCCCCGGCTACGTGTGGGGGGCGGCCACGTACGCCCAGCACGGCTCGCCGCACGACTACGACACGCGCGTGCCGGTGATCTTCTACGGCGCGCCGTTCCGGCCGGGGAAGTACGCCCGCTTCGCCCGCGTGGTCGATATCGCGCCCACCCTGGCGCGCGTGCTGCGCGTGGCCCCCGGCGAGCCGCTGGACGGGAGGGTGCTGGAGGAGGCGCTGCGGTAG
- a CDS encoding long-chain fatty acid--CoA ligase: protein MNVAQNLERSARLFPDAPALLFEGRGWTYRELEAEVSRTAHGLEALGVGAGDRVALFLPNVPGFAVAYLAAQKVGAVAVSLNALLKTEELRYLLADSGAGIVFTTAALLPELQPLKGDVATLREVVVCEGEAPGERTLAELGEGRPERYRSREMEPRDPAAILYTSGTTGKQKGAVLSHGNVVSNYHSTCHCVGSQPGDRHALFVPLFHCFGQDFILNAALNSGGTVLLHRRFDPDATPALLREQGMTHLYAVPTVYIYLLNAGVGPADFPALRYSFSAAATLPVEVARRWREVFAMPVHEGYGLTETSPFAAYNHEYAHRPGSIGTPIENVEMRVVGPDDREVADGEWGEICIRGPNVMLGYFNRPEETAEALRGGWFHSGDVGYRDEDGFFWLVDRVKDMINAAGFKVWPREVEEVLYLHPAVKECAVVGLPDPVKGETVAAFVVPQPGAAASEEEIAAFCRERMAAYKVPRSVRLVEAIPKSPTGKILKRVLREG, encoded by the coding sequence ATGAACGTCGCGCAGAACCTGGAGCGCTCCGCCCGGCTCTTCCCCGACGCGCCCGCCCTGCTCTTCGAGGGGCGCGGCTGGACGTACCGCGAGCTGGAAGCGGAGGTGAGCCGCACCGCGCACGGACTGGAGGCGCTCGGCGTCGGCGCCGGGGACCGGGTGGCGCTCTTCCTCCCCAACGTCCCCGGCTTCGCCGTCGCCTACCTGGCGGCGCAGAAGGTGGGGGCCGTGGCGGTGTCGCTGAACGCGCTGCTGAAGACGGAGGAGCTGCGCTACCTGCTCGCGGACAGCGGCGCGGGCATCGTCTTCACCACCGCCGCGCTCCTCCCCGAGCTCCAGCCGCTCAAGGGCGACGTCGCCACGCTGCGCGAGGTGGTCGTCTGCGAGGGCGAGGCGCCGGGCGAGCGCACGCTGGCCGAGCTGGGCGAGGGGCGGCCGGAGCGCTACCGGTCGCGGGAGATGGAGCCACGTGACCCGGCGGCGATCCTCTACACCTCCGGGACCACGGGGAAGCAGAAGGGGGCGGTGCTCTCGCACGGCAACGTGGTCTCCAACTACCACTCCACCTGCCACTGCGTCGGCTCGCAGCCGGGCGACCGGCACGCGCTCTTCGTCCCGCTCTTCCACTGCTTCGGGCAGGACTTCATCCTCAACGCGGCGCTCAATTCCGGCGGCACCGTCCTCCTCCACCGCCGCTTCGACCCCGACGCCACCCCCGCGCTCCTCCGCGAGCAGGGGATGACGCACCTCTACGCCGTGCCGACGGTCTACATCTACCTGCTGAACGCCGGCGTGGGCCCGGCGGACTTCCCCGCCCTGCGCTACTCCTTCTCGGCCGCGGCGACGCTGCCGGTGGAGGTGGCGCGGCGCTGGCGCGAGGTGTTCGCGATGCCGGTGCACGAAGGGTACGGGCTCACCGAGACCTCGCCCTTCGCGGCGTACAACCACGAGTACGCGCACCGCCCCGGCTCCATCGGCACCCCGATCGAGAACGTGGAGATGCGCGTGGTGGGGCCGGACGACCGTGAGGTGGCCGACGGCGAGTGGGGGGAGATCTGCATCCGCGGGCCCAACGTGATGCTGGGATACTTCAATCGCCCCGAGGAGACGGCCGAGGCGCTGCGCGGCGGGTGGTTCCACTCCGGCGACGTGGGCTACCGCGACGAGGACGGCTTCTTCTGGCTGGTGGACCGGGTGAAGGACATGATCAACGCGGCGGGCTTCAAGGTGTGGCCGCGCGAGGTGGAGGAGGTGCTGTACCTGCACCCGGCGGTGAAGGAGTGCGCCGTGGTGGGGCTGCCGGACCCGGTGAAGGGCGAGACAGTGGCCGCCTTCGTGGTGCCGCAGCCCGGCGCGGCGGCGAGTGAAGAGGAGATCGCGGCGTTCTGCCGCGAGCGGATGGCCGCCTACAAGGTGCCGCGCAGCGTGCGCCTGGTGGAGGCCATCCCCAAGAGCCCCACGGGGAAGATCCTCAAGCGCGTGCTGCGCGAGGGGTGA